A region from the Vicia villosa cultivar HV-30 ecotype Madison, WI linkage group LG3, Vvil1.0, whole genome shotgun sequence genome encodes:
- the LOC131658271 gene encoding uncharacterized protein LOC131658271 — translation MRRVRASGAISLNPGSLKLFAWTKDFNPSLQSNTSAQVWVRFFGLSQEYWRPRILFAIASCVGTPICIDAASSKSRIDRTFGQYVRVLIDMDLTKPLNYNVLVERTGFAFFADIEYENIPQLCDHCRKLGHTRQECKLLQKQSAPPTLKTKTTYIQKPIAKPTETVADTNINSEKEAQPTSSDPIIIPNPLNFISHPPEDSGSQPSVFVDSTQVNEVHMDNFLQNSWADQADLEEEPLDKDETFTNAVSILKKKQAARNKAKQSKRSQAGPALTFS, via the coding sequence ATGCGTAGAGTTCGAGCTTCAGGTGCCATTAGTTTAAATCCTGGTTCCTTGAAGTTATTTGCTTGGACAAAAGATTTCAACCCATCTCTGCAAAGTAATACTTCGGCGCAGGTTTGGGTTCGGTTCTTCGGGCTTTCTCAAGAATATTGGAGGCCAAGAATTCTCTTTGCAATTGCTAGTTGTGTTGGCACGCCTATATGCATTGATGCTGCGTCGTCCAAATCTAGAATTGACCGCACCTTCGGGCAATACGTCCGGGTTCTCATTGATATGGATTTAACTAAGCCTCTGAATTACAATGTGTTGGTTGAAAGAACAGGATTTGCTTTTTTCGCGGATATTGAATATGAAAACATTCCTCAACTCTGTGACCATTGCAGGAAGTTAGGACATACCAGACAAGAATGCAAGTTACTCCAGAAGCAATCTGCTCCGCCTACTCTAAAAACCAAAACCACATACATTCAGAAACCAATAGCGAAGCCTACAGAGACCGTGGCAGATACAAACATTAACTCTGAAAAGGAGGCTCAACCGACTTCATCTGATCCCATTATTATACCCAATCCTTTAAACTTCATATCTCATCCACCGGAGGATTCAGGGTCACAACCTTCTGTTTTTGTAGACTCAACTCAAGTCAATGAGGTTCATATGgataatttccttcaaaactcATGGGCAGATCAAGCTGATTTGGAGGAGGAACCGTTAGATAAGGATGAGACTTTTACCAACGCGGTCTCTATTCTTAAAAAGAAGCAGGCAGCCAGAAACAAAGCAAAACAGTCCAAAAGGTCTCAAGCAGGACCGGCTTTGACGTTCTCATGA